From Pseudomonas arsenicoxydans:
CAGGTCGAGCTGATTGATTCGGTGCGCATCACGCGTTTCGACGAGAAAAATCGCAAGACCCTGATTACCACCACCCGTATGACTGTGTTCCCCAAGGAGCAATATGCGCAGACCGATCAACCCGTTAGAATCGACGGCGCTGGCGGTGTATCGACAGGCAACGGAATGAAAGCGTACTTGAAAGAAAGCAGGATACACCTGCTATCGAACGTAAGAGGACAGTATGAGGCTCGTTAAAACTCTCCCTATTTTGCTCAGTCTGGGCGCAGCACTGGGAAGCGTGAGCGCCTGGGCTCTGCCGAACGATCAAGAGCAGCCTATCCGCATTCAGGCCGACGATGCCCAACTGGACGACAAGAATGGCGTTGCCACCTATAAAGGTGACGTGATCATCACCCAAGGCTCGATGATCGTTAAAGGCAACACCGTGACCATCACCCGCACGCCGACCGGCGACATTGACGTGGTGACCTCGGTGGGCAACCTCGCCTACTTCGAACAATTGCAGACCGCCGGCGACACCAAGCCTGTTCAGGGCTGGGGCGTCACGATCCAGTACCATGCCGCGCAAAACCGCATCGTGTTGATCGACAAGGCAAAAGTCATCGACAAGGACAACAACACCACCCAAGGCGAGAAAATCGTCTACGACACCGTCAAGAAGCTTGCGAGCGCTGGTCGCGCCACAGGCAACAAAGTCACCGAAGCGCGTCCACGCATCGACATGGTGATCCAGCCCAAGCCGAAAACCGACGCGAAAAAGGCTCCATAATGGCAACTCTGAAAGCTCAGCATCTGGCCAAGAGCTACAAGAGCCGCCAGGTCGTGCGTGATGTCAGCCTGTCGATCGACAGCGGTCAGATCGTCGGCCTGCTGGGTCCTAACGGCGCCGGCAAGACCACCTGCTTCTATATGATTGTCGGCCTGGTGCAGGCCGACCAGGGTCGCGTACTGATCGATGACCTGGACGTAAGCCACCAGCCAATGCACGGTCGTGCAAAAGCCGGTATCGGCTATCTTCCGCAAGAAGCGTCGATTTTTCGCAAACTCTCGGTGGCCGACAACATCATGGCCATCCTCGAGACCCGCAAGGAGCTCGACAAGGACGGTCGTCGCAAGGAACTGGAAAGCCTGCTACAGGAATTCCATATCAGCCACATCCGTGACAACCTCGGCATGAGCCTCTCCGGTGGTGAGCGCCGCCGCGTGGAAATCGCACGCGCCCTGGCCACCAACCCGAAATTCATCCTGCTCGACGAACCGTTCGCCGGCGTGGACCCGATTTCGGTAGGCGACATCAAACAGATCATCTACCACCTCAAGGCCAAAGGCATTGGCGTGCTGATCACCGACCACAACGTCCGTGAAACCCTGGATATCTGCGAAACCGCCTACATCGTCAACGATGGACAGCTCATTGCCGAAGGCGACTCCGCCACCATCCTGGCCAATGACCTGGTGAAAGAAGTCTATCTGGGCCATGAGTTCCGCCTGTAAGCACTCAGGTGTCTGGCAGGTCGCCCGAGCGCTCGTCTCGATAAAAAATCAACATTTTTTTATTGTTACGGCGCTCTAGGCAAACGCTGCAGTTTCGGGCATATAATTTGCTTATGTTTGGCGCTCCGGCGCCCTGTAGTGGATGGCGCATGTGCGCCGGCGAATAAGGTGTTTAGCCCCTGCCATGAAACCATCGCTAGTCTTGAGAATGGGCCAGCAGCTGACGATGACACCGCAGCTGCAACAGGCCATCCGCCTGCTCCAATTGTCGACCCTGGACCTGCAACAGGAAATCCAGGAGGCCCTGGAGTCCAATCCGATGCTCGAACGCCAGGAAGAAGGCGACGACTTCGATAACGCCGACCCCTTGGCCGACAAAGCCGAACAGCAACCCAACGCCGATGTTTCAGAGCCCTCCTACCAGGAAACCGCCCCGACGGTGGACAACCTCGAGGAAGGTGACTGGAATGAGCGTATTCCCAACGAGCTGCCCGTCGATACGGCATGGGAAGACGTTTATCAGACCAGCGCCAGCAGCCTGCCGAGCAGCGATGACGACGAGTGGGATTTCACTACCCGCACATCAGCCGGTGAAAGCCTGCAAAGCCATTTGCTGTGGCAGCTGAACCTGGCACCGATGTCCGACACCGATCGCTTGATCGCCGTAACCCTGATCGATTGCATCAACAATCAGGGCTACCTGGACGAAACCCTCGAGGAAATCCTCGAAGCCTTCGATCCGGAACTGGACATCGAACTGGACGAAATCGAAGCCGTCCTGCATCGCATCCAGCAGTTCGAGCCTGCCGGTATCGGCGCCCGCAACCTGGGCGAATGCCTGCTGCTGCAACTGCGCCAGCTGCCAGCCAAGACACCTTGGCTGGCGGAAGCCAAGCGCCTGGTCACTGACTACATCGATCTGCTCGGTAGCCGCGACTACAGCCAGCTGATGCGCCGCATGAAGCTCAAGGAAGATGAACTGCGCCAGGTGATCGAACTGGTGCAGAGCCTCAATCCGCGCCCGGGCTCACAAATCGAGTCCAGCGAAGCCGAATACGTCGTCCCTGACGTGATCGTGCGCAAGGACAACGAGCGCTGGCTGGTCGAGCTGAATCAGGAATCGGTGCCACGGCTGCGGGTCAACGCCCAATATGCCGGGTTTGTGCGCCGTGCCGACACCAGCGCCGACAACACCTTCATGCGCAATCAATTGCAAGAAGCACGCTGGTTCATCAAGAGCCTGCAAAGCCGCAACGAAACCCTGATGAAAGTGGCCACCCAAATCGTCGAGCATCAGCGCGGCTTCCTGGAGTACGGTGACGAAGCGATGA
This genomic window contains:
- the lptA gene encoding lipopolysaccharide transport periplasmic protein LptA; the protein is MRLVKTLPILLSLGAALGSVSAWALPNDQEQPIRIQADDAQLDDKNGVATYKGDVIITQGSMIVKGNTVTITRTPTGDIDVVTSVGNLAYFEQLQTAGDTKPVQGWGVTIQYHAAQNRIVLIDKAKVIDKDNNTTQGEKIVYDTVKKLASAGRATGNKVTEARPRIDMVIQPKPKTDAKKAP
- the lptB gene encoding LPS export ABC transporter ATP-binding protein is translated as MATLKAQHLAKSYKSRQVVRDVSLSIDSGQIVGLLGPNGAGKTTCFYMIVGLVQADQGRVLIDDLDVSHQPMHGRAKAGIGYLPQEASIFRKLSVADNIMAILETRKELDKDGRRKELESLLQEFHISHIRDNLGMSLSGGERRRVEIARALATNPKFILLDEPFAGVDPISVGDIKQIIYHLKAKGIGVLITDHNVRETLDICETAYIVNDGQLIAEGDSATILANDLVKEVYLGHEFRL
- a CDS encoding RNA polymerase factor sigma-54; its protein translation is MKPSLVLRMGQQLTMTPQLQQAIRLLQLSTLDLQQEIQEALESNPMLERQEEGDDFDNADPLADKAEQQPNADVSEPSYQETAPTVDNLEEGDWNERIPNELPVDTAWEDVYQTSASSLPSSDDDEWDFTTRTSAGESLQSHLLWQLNLAPMSDTDRLIAVTLIDCINNQGYLDETLEEILEAFDPELDIELDEIEAVLHRIQQFEPAGIGARNLGECLLLQLRQLPAKTPWLAEAKRLVTDYIDLLGSRDYSQLMRRMKLKEDELRQVIELVQSLNPRPGSQIESSEAEYVVPDVIVRKDNERWLVELNQESVPRLRVNAQYAGFVRRADTSADNTFMRNQLQEARWFIKSLQSRNETLMKVATQIVEHQRGFLEYGDEAMKPLVLHDIAEAVGMHESTISRVTTQKFMHTPRGIYELKYFFSSHVSTSEGGECSSTAIRAIIKKLVAAENQKKPLSDSKIAGLLEAQGIQVARRTVAKYRESLGIAPSSERKRLM